In Nocardioides dokdonensis FR1436, the following are encoded in one genomic region:
- a CDS encoding DUF3352 domain-containing protein yields MTHPEDPAGPEYLEPARGGPLPHGARARRRTPLLLAGLGVLGLGVVGGAAFGAYWYLSEGAQAAEALPADSIGYVGLNLDPSGRQKLEALETLKKLPTIAAELDLDGPVEDIDVKQVVAEAVLADAPCEIDYAEDVRPWLGDRFGAAAVPSGDEPASMVLVVEVLDDEAAEEGVRDLLTCDGSDAGESAGWVVEDGWLVLAETPEIARGVVDDTAEGSLAEDEDFRRWTGEVGDAGVLTLYAAPEAPRVLADALGGFFGPGAVAGMPSAYTDETSGSQGPDELDEAFEDFEGMAAVLRFEDGAVEIEAAGAAQDATAMLGDGVGDLVTGLPDETTAVLAAGLAEGWVEKTFGEDPSVPVDLESLLGQAAALTVGPGLDPDALLEAVFTGALTDVPVAAVTRGDLASAEEALAEAGPLATGLEARQVGDRVLVGPTGTWLDAVEAGGSLGGTDLFTSVVPDADDAVVVFFLDLGEVGDVAAEADTAGALAQLRALGVSAHADGDVARALLRLTTD; encoded by the coding sequence GTGACCCACCCTGAGGATCCCGCTGGCCCCGAGTACCTCGAGCCCGCGCGCGGAGGGCCGCTCCCGCACGGGGCGCGAGCCCGCCGTCGTACGCCGCTGCTGCTGGCAGGTCTCGGCGTGCTGGGCCTGGGCGTCGTCGGTGGCGCCGCCTTCGGCGCCTACTGGTACCTGTCCGAGGGGGCGCAGGCAGCCGAGGCGCTCCCGGCCGACTCGATCGGCTACGTCGGGCTGAACCTCGACCCGAGCGGTCGACAGAAGCTCGAGGCGCTCGAGACGCTCAAGAAGCTCCCGACCATCGCCGCCGAGCTCGACCTCGACGGCCCGGTCGAGGACATCGACGTCAAGCAGGTCGTCGCCGAGGCGGTCCTCGCGGACGCCCCGTGCGAGATCGACTACGCCGAGGACGTCCGGCCGTGGCTGGGCGACCGGTTCGGCGCCGCCGCCGTGCCCAGCGGGGACGAGCCGGCCTCGATGGTCCTCGTCGTCGAGGTCCTCGACGACGAGGCCGCTGAGGAGGGCGTCCGCGACCTGCTGACCTGCGACGGCAGCGACGCCGGCGAGTCGGCCGGATGGGTGGTCGAGGACGGCTGGCTGGTGCTGGCCGAGACCCCGGAGATCGCCCGGGGCGTGGTCGACGACACGGCCGAGGGCTCCCTGGCCGAGGACGAGGACTTCCGGCGCTGGACCGGTGAGGTCGGGGACGCCGGCGTGCTGACGCTGTACGCCGCCCCTGAGGCGCCGCGCGTGCTCGCCGACGCCCTGGGGGGCTTCTTCGGGCCCGGGGCGGTCGCCGGGATGCCGTCGGCGTACACCGACGAGACCTCGGGCTCCCAGGGGCCGGACGAGCTGGACGAGGCGTTCGAGGACTTCGAGGGCATGGCTGCGGTGCTGCGCTTCGAGGACGGCGCAGTGGAGATCGAGGCCGCCGGCGCTGCTCAGGACGCGACCGCGATGTTGGGCGACGGGGTGGGCGACCTGGTCACCGGCCTTCCCGACGAGACGACCGCGGTGCTCGCGGCCGGCCTGGCGGAGGGCTGGGTCGAGAAGACCTTCGGCGAGGACCCGTCGGTCCCGGTGGACCTGGAGTCCCTGCTCGGCCAGGCGGCCGCGCTGACCGTGGGCCCCGGCCTCGACCCCGACGCGCTGCTCGAGGCCGTCTTCACCGGCGCCCTCACCGACGTACCTGTGGCCGCGGTCACCCGCGGTGACCTCGCCAGCGCTGAGGAGGCCCTGGCCGAGGCCGGTCCGCTCGCCACCGGTCTCGAGGCCCGCCAGGTCGGGGACCGGGTGCTCGTGGGTCCGACCGGGACCTGGCTCGACGCGGTCGAGGCGGGCGGCTCGCTGGGTGGGACCGACCTGTTCACCTCGGTGGTGCCCGACGCGGACGACGCCGTGGTGGTGTTCTTCCTCGACCTCGGTGAGGTCGGCGACGTGGCCGCGGAGGCGGACACCGCCGGCGCCCTCGCCCAGCTGCGGGCCCTGGGGGTCAGTGCGCACGCCGACGGCGACGTCGCTCGCGCGCTGCTGCGCCTGACCACCGACTGA
- the ybaK gene encoding Cys-tRNA(Pro) deacylase: MARRTAPGSGSRSPGTPATLALTRAGVVFTPHAYEHDPRATSYGLEAAAALGLDPARVFKTLMASVDGRLAVAIVPVAGQLDLKALARSLDAARATMADPAAAERATGYVVGGISPIGQKRPHPTVLDESALQHDTVLVSGGRRGFDVELSPADLVALTAARTAPLAR; this comes from the coding sequence GTGGCACGTCGCACCGCTCCCGGCTCCGGGTCCCGCTCCCCCGGCACGCCCGCCACGCTCGCGCTGACCCGCGCCGGTGTGGTCTTCACGCCGCACGCCTACGAGCACGACCCCCGCGCCACGTCGTACGGGCTCGAGGCGGCGGCGGCGCTCGGACTCGACCCGGCCCGGGTGTTCAAGACCCTGATGGCCAGCGTCGACGGCCGGCTCGCCGTGGCGATCGTGCCGGTCGCCGGCCAGCTCGACCTGAAGGCGCTGGCGCGGTCCCTGGACGCCGCGCGGGCCACGATGGCCGACCCGGCCGCCGCCGAACGAGCGACCGGGTACGTCGTCGGCGGCATCTCCCCGATCGGCCAGAAGCGTCCGCACCCCACCGTCCTCGACGAGAGCGCCCTCCAGCACGACACCGTTCTCGTCTCGGGCGGACGGCGCGGCTTCGACGTCGAGCTCTCACCCGCCGACCTCGTCGCCCTCACCGCAGCGCGCACCGCCCCCCTGGCTCGCTGA
- a CDS encoding LON peptidase substrate-binding domain-containing protein, with protein MSDTLPMFPLGTVLFPGVSVPLTVFEDRYRALVHHLLRIEDPIQRVFGTVGIRDGYELGDHGAQSLYRTGVKVLLTEVEPHADGTFSVVAVGLERIELGELDTSGLFPVGHIESRPEPEDDVDPVLLERARSTFTAYRAALAELRADPYSGALPRDPSYLSWTLAACAPLPMPQRQSLLEADNASERLLLVSDLLQGELQAMNVIPSLPATDVARDRWSPN; from the coding sequence GTGAGCGACACCCTGCCGATGTTCCCGCTGGGCACGGTGCTGTTCCCTGGCGTCAGCGTGCCGCTGACGGTCTTCGAGGACCGCTACCGGGCCCTGGTCCACCACCTCCTGCGCATCGAGGACCCCATCCAGCGGGTCTTCGGCACCGTCGGCATCCGCGACGGCTACGAGCTCGGCGACCACGGCGCCCAGTCGCTCTACCGGACCGGGGTCAAGGTGCTGCTCACCGAGGTCGAGCCGCACGCCGACGGCACCTTCTCCGTGGTGGCCGTGGGGCTGGAGCGCATCGAGCTCGGCGAGCTCGACACCTCGGGCCTCTTCCCCGTCGGCCACATCGAGTCCCGGCCCGAGCCGGAGGACGACGTCGACCCGGTGCTGCTCGAGCGCGCCCGCTCCACGTTCACCGCCTACCGCGCGGCGCTGGCCGAGCTGCGGGCCGACCCCTACTCCGGCGCGCTGCCCCGCGACCCGTCGTACCTGTCCTGGACGCTGGCCGCCTGCGCCCCGCTGCCGATGCCGCAGCGGCAGTCGCTGCTCGAGGCCGACAACGCCTCCGAGCGGCTGCTGCTGGTCAGCGACCTCCTGCAGGGCGAGCTGCAGGCGATGAACGTGATCCCCTCCCTGCCCGCGACCGACGTGGCGCGCGACCGCTGGTCGCCGAACTGA
- the hisD gene encoding histidinol dehydrogenase, whose translation MIRRIDLRSANTGRAAGEPFDYRTALPRADFDIEAAVPAVHAITEAVRTRGIEAIREMSAQFDGVEREDVRVAPEAMSRALAELDPAIRAGLEESITRLRATCENELERDVVTDLGPGARVTHRKVPIDRVGLYVPGGLAPLVSSVLMNVVPAQTAGVRSIALASPPQKDFGGEVHPTILAACAMLGVEEVYAVGGAQAIAMFAYGTGPCERVDMVTGPGNIYVVTAKRLLKGVVGIDSEAGPTEIAVLADDTAEAAYVAADLISQAEHDPLAASVLVTTSEALADEVDAELDKQVSVTKHVERIRTSLTGRQSGTVLVDDLDQGLEVVNAYAAEHLEIHTADAAAVAARVRNAGAIFVGPHAPVSLGDYCAGSNHVLPSGGCACHSSGLSVRAFTKSVHVVDYSREGLADVADHVVTLAEAEDLPGHGAAVRVRFER comes from the coding sequence ATGATCCGCCGCATCGACCTGCGCAGTGCCAACACGGGGCGCGCGGCAGGAGAGCCGTTCGACTACCGCACGGCCCTGCCCCGCGCCGACTTCGACATCGAGGCCGCCGTGCCCGCGGTCCATGCCATCACCGAGGCGGTGCGCACCCGGGGGATCGAGGCGATCCGGGAGATGTCGGCGCAGTTCGACGGCGTCGAGCGCGAGGACGTCAGGGTCGCCCCGGAGGCGATGAGCCGCGCCCTGGCCGAGCTCGACCCGGCCATCAGGGCGGGCCTCGAGGAGTCCATCACCCGTCTGCGCGCGACCTGCGAGAACGAGCTCGAGCGCGACGTCGTGACCGACCTCGGTCCCGGGGCCCGGGTCACCCACCGCAAGGTGCCGATCGACCGCGTCGGGCTCTACGTGCCCGGTGGCCTGGCGCCGCTGGTGTCCAGCGTGCTGATGAACGTGGTGCCCGCCCAGACCGCGGGCGTGCGGTCCATCGCGCTGGCCTCGCCGCCGCAGAAGGACTTCGGCGGTGAGGTGCACCCCACGATCCTGGCGGCCTGCGCGATGCTCGGCGTCGAGGAGGTCTACGCCGTCGGCGGCGCCCAGGCGATCGCGATGTTCGCCTACGGCACCGGTCCCTGCGAGCGCGTCGACATGGTCACCGGTCCCGGCAACATCTACGTCGTGACCGCCAAGCGGCTGCTCAAGGGCGTCGTGGGCATCGACTCCGAGGCCGGCCCCACCGAGATCGCCGTGCTGGCCGACGACACCGCCGAGGCGGCGTACGTCGCGGCCGACCTGATCAGCCAGGCCGAGCACGACCCGCTCGCCGCCAGCGTGCTGGTCACGACCTCCGAGGCGCTCGCCGACGAGGTCGACGCCGAGCTGGACAAGCAGGTCTCGGTGACCAAGCACGTCGAGCGCATCCGCACCAGCCTCACCGGGCGCCAGTCCGGCACCGTGCTGGTCGACGACCTCGACCAGGGCCTCGAGGTGGTCAACGCCTACGCGGCCGAGCACCTCGAGATCCACACCGCCGACGCCGCGGCGGTCGCCGCCCGGGTGCGCAACGCGGGCGCGATCTTCGTGGGCCCGCACGCCCCGGTGAGCCTGGGCGACTACTGCGCCGGCTCCAACCACGTGCTGCCCAGCGGCGGCTGCGCCTGCCACTCCTCGGGGCTGTCGGTGCGCGCGTTCACCAAGTCGGTGCACGTCGTCGACTACTCCCGCGAGGGCCTGGCCGACGTGGCCGACCACGTCGTCACGCTCGCCGAGGCCGAGGACCTGCCCGGTCACGGCGCCGCCGTGCGCGTGCGCTTCGAGCGGTAG
- a CDS encoding histidinol-phosphate transaminase: MVFPPLREELRGLAPYGAPQVSLERAPVQLNTNENPYGPSAACAADIAEAVRRAATTLNRYPDREHVELREALAAYLSRDTEPTRGFRVDPAQVWAANGSNEIMLQLLQAFGGPGRRALSFAPTYSMYPEYARDTVTDWVQGHREDDFTLDLDRARALVLEQQPSVVLLPSPNNPTGTALPPEAVGMLCEAAASYEPGGLVVIDEAYGEFRRAGTPSALELLPEHRNLVVTRTMSKAFALAGARLGYLAADPAICDAIRIVRLPYHLSAVTQAAALAALRHAPELLGKVDDLRAERDRTVESLRARGLTVADSDANFVLFGTFADRHATWEQLLERGVLVRETGPEGWLRVSIGTPEEMMAFEAALTEVLTQDPLTEEASTP, translated from the coding sequence GTGGTCTTCCCCCCGCTGCGCGAGGAGCTGCGCGGTCTGGCGCCGTACGGCGCGCCCCAGGTCTCCCTGGAGCGCGCCCCGGTCCAGCTCAACACCAACGAGAACCCCTACGGCCCGTCCGCGGCCTGCGCCGCGGACATCGCCGAGGCGGTCCGGCGCGCCGCGACGACGCTGAACCGCTACCCCGACCGGGAGCACGTCGAGCTGCGGGAGGCGCTGGCGGCGTACCTGTCGCGCGACACCGAGCCGACCCGCGGCTTCCGCGTCGACCCGGCGCAGGTGTGGGCGGCCAACGGCTCGAACGAGATCATGCTGCAGCTGCTGCAGGCCTTCGGCGGCCCGGGGCGGCGGGCGCTGAGCTTCGCGCCGACCTACTCGATGTACCCCGAGTACGCGCGCGACACCGTCACCGACTGGGTGCAGGGCCACCGAGAGGACGACTTCACCCTCGACCTCGACCGGGCCCGCGCGCTGGTGCTGGAGCAGCAGCCGAGCGTGGTGCTGCTGCCGAGCCCGAACAACCCCACCGGCACCGCGCTGCCGCCCGAGGCGGTCGGGATGCTGTGCGAGGCGGCCGCGTCCTACGAGCCGGGCGGGCTGGTGGTCATCGACGAGGCGTACGGCGAGTTCCGCCGCGCCGGCACGCCGAGCGCGCTCGAGCTGCTGCCCGAGCACCGCAACCTCGTGGTGACCCGCACCATGAGCAAGGCCTTCGCGCTGGCCGGTGCCCGGCTGGGCTACCTGGCCGCCGATCCGGCCATCTGCGACGCGATCCGGATCGTGCGCCTGCCCTACCACCTCTCGGCGGTCACGCAGGCCGCCGCGCTGGCCGCCCTGCGCCACGCCCCCGAGCTGCTCGGCAAGGTCGACGACCTGCGCGCCGAGCGGGACCGCACGGTGGAGTCGTTGCGGGCCCGGGGGCTCACCGTCGCCGACAGCGACGCGAACTTCGTGCTCTTCGGCACCTTCGCCGACCGGCACGCCACCTGGGAGCAGCTCCTCGAGCGCGGCGTGCTGGTGCGCGAGACCGGCCCCGAGGGGTGGCTGCGCGTCTCCATCGGCACCCCGGAGGAGATGATGGCCTTCGAGGCCGCCCTGACCGAGGTCCTGACGCAGGACCCCCTGACCGAGGAAGCGAGCACCCCATGA
- the hisB gene encoding imidazoleglycerol-phosphate dehydratase HisB, with translation MSRPTSRTARIERQTSESKVLVEVDLDGTGRHDISTGVGFYDHMLTAFARHSLVDLTVQVEGDVHIDAHHTVEDAAIALGQALRQALGDKVGIRRFGDATVPLDEALVHAVVDVSGRPYCVHTGEPEGQQYVSLGGSGVGYLGSLTRHVFETIAFHAHVALHVRVLAGREPHHIVETQFKAFARAFRDAIALDPRETGIPSTKGAL, from the coding sequence ATGAGCCGCCCCACGAGCCGCACCGCACGCATCGAGCGCCAGACCAGCGAGTCCAAGGTGCTGGTGGAGGTCGACCTCGACGGGACCGGGCGCCACGACATCTCCACCGGTGTCGGCTTCTACGACCACATGCTCACCGCCTTCGCCCGCCACTCCCTGGTCGACCTGACCGTGCAGGTGGAGGGCGACGTGCACATCGACGCCCACCACACCGTCGAGGACGCCGCGATCGCGCTGGGCCAGGCGCTGCGCCAGGCACTGGGCGACAAGGTCGGCATCCGCCGCTTCGGCGACGCGACCGTGCCGCTCGACGAGGCCCTGGTTCACGCCGTCGTGGACGTCTCCGGGCGGCCGTACTGCGTGCACACCGGCGAGCCCGAGGGTCAGCAGTACGTCTCCCTCGGTGGCAGCGGCGTGGGCTACCTCGGCTCGCTGACCCGCCACGTCTTCGAGACGATCGCCTTCCACGCCCACGTCGCGCTGCACGTGCGGGTGCTGGCCGGTCGCGAGCCCCACCACATCGTGGAGACCCAGTTCAAGGCCTTCGCGCGGGCGTTCCGCGACGCGATCGCCCTCGACCCGCGCGAGACCGGCATCCCCTCGACCAAGGGCGCCCTGTGA
- the hisH gene encoding imidazole glycerol phosphate synthase subunit HisH codes for MTGRPQVAVLDYGSGNLRSVVRAVERAGADVVLTSDFETCLGADGLLVPGVGAYAACMAGLRAVKGERIIGRRLAGGRPVLGICVGMQVLFGHGIEHGVETEGCDEWPGLVERLQAPVVPHMGWNTVEVPEASVMFAGVEGERFYFVHSYGVREWELVTNDRTRAPLVTWAETGPAERGGDRFVAAVENGPLWATQFHPEKSGDAGAALLRNWVATL; via the coding sequence GTGACCGGTCGCCCCCAGGTGGCGGTCCTCGACTACGGCTCGGGCAACCTCCGCTCGGTGGTGCGTGCCGTCGAGCGCGCCGGCGCCGACGTGGTGCTCACCTCCGACTTCGAGACCTGCCTGGGCGCCGACGGACTGCTGGTGCCCGGCGTCGGGGCGTACGCCGCGTGCATGGCCGGCCTGCGCGCCGTCAAGGGCGAGCGCATCATCGGGCGCCGCCTCGCCGGTGGTCGCCCGGTGCTCGGCATCTGCGTGGGCATGCAGGTGCTCTTCGGGCACGGCATCGAGCACGGGGTCGAGACCGAGGGCTGCGACGAGTGGCCCGGCCTGGTCGAGCGGCTCCAGGCCCCGGTGGTGCCGCACATGGGCTGGAACACCGTCGAGGTGCCCGAAGCATCGGTGATGTTCGCGGGCGTCGAGGGCGAGCGGTTCTACTTCGTGCACTCCTACGGGGTGCGCGAGTGGGAGCTCGTCACCAACGACCGCACCCGCGCACCGCTGGTCACCTGGGCCGAGACCGGCCCCGCCGAGCGCGGCGGGGACCGCTTCGTGGCGGCCGTGGAGAACGGTCCGCTGTGGGCCACCCAGTTCCACCCCGAGAAGTCCGGTGACGCCGGCGCGGCCCTGCTGCGCAACTGGGTCGCCACCCTCTGA